A window of the Methyloprofundus sp. genome harbors these coding sequences:
- a CDS encoding cation:H+ antiporter, with amino-acid sequence MKNLLDYFLIFIANPFVLLVLFVVTSFLMIWRLQVMEHKGFEGTVLGTLIMPYCSGFANLMFAYVMSQSASNGGLVIENCLVNNATNLTLILGLSTAFGASGLLQKGNSKKKSKTNTDLQRINRLNLLFTLIALFFFTGALWALAKDRVLDFYDGLVLVGLFVFWQILHVFEILKDKIRNNKTFQWSIVFDLLLIAISAYGIYYSVDHLVEWISTADSQYMNISQLGWLSGVLMVLPNGFIALYYSRIGRQDIVLSSQIGDGHICIPMCIGLFALFNTIQVPEFFQTGMYVILGAGAIHFLAIAIFGRVPRFIGFILLVAYAFFMYQGIIQ; translated from the coding sequence GTGAAAAACCTACTCGATTATTTCCTTATTTTTATTGCCAACCCTTTTGTGCTGCTTGTTCTATTTGTGGTGACGTCTTTTCTAATGATTTGGCGTTTACAAGTGATGGAGCACAAGGGCTTTGAAGGAACTGTCTTAGGTACACTTATCATGCCTTACTGTTCTGGATTTGCAAACCTCATGTTTGCTTATGTCATGAGTCAGTCGGCAAGTAATGGTGGTTTGGTGATTGAAAACTGTCTGGTGAATAATGCCACCAATTTGACTTTGATACTCGGGCTTTCGACGGCTTTTGGTGCATCAGGGTTGCTGCAAAAAGGTAATTCTAAGAAAAAGTCAAAAACTAACACTGATTTGCAGCGCATAAATCGACTTAATTTGCTTTTTACTTTGATTGCGCTGTTCTTTTTTACTGGCGCGCTCTGGGCTCTGGCAAAAGATCGGGTGCTCGATTTTTATGATGGTTTGGTGTTGGTCGGCCTGTTTGTTTTTTGGCAAATATTACATGTTTTTGAAATCTTAAAAGACAAAATCAGGAATAATAAAACCTTTCAATGGTCGATTGTTTTCGATCTATTATTGATCGCGATCAGTGCCTATGGTATTTATTATTCTGTTGATCACTTAGTCGAGTGGATATCTACAGCGGATAGCCAATATATGAATATTAGCCAATTAGGTTGGCTGAGTGGTGTGCTGATGGTTTTACCCAATGGATTTATTGCCTTATATTATTCGCGTATTGGTAGGCAGGATATTGTGCTAAGCTCCCAAATCGGTGATGGCCATATATGTATTCCAATGTGTATAGGGCTATTTGCGCTCTTTAATACCATTCAAGTCCCTGAATTTTTTCAGACGGGTATGTATGTTATTTTAGGCGCAGGTGCCATTCATTTTCTAGCGATTGCCATTTTTGGAAGAGTCCCGCGCTTTATTGGCTTCATACTGCTGGTTGCCTATGCCTTTTTTATGTATCAAGGCATTATTCAATAG
- a CDS encoding methionyl-tRNA formyltransferase gives MKIIFAGTPEFAVPALQMLLDSEHEVVAVYTQPDRPAGRGRKVQLGPVKSLALSADIPVLQPKNLKAAEDVEQLQALEADLMVVVAYGLILSQEVLDIPKLGCINIHGSLLPRWRGAAPINRAIMAGDTETGVTIMNVVKQLDAGDMLHKTVCHIGDNETASELHDRMMVLGAEGLRTTLELLQAQQLVPEPQDESLVTYAHKLDKNESKLDWSKSAIELARQVRGLNAWPVAQTVLQDKIMRVWQAEVVVVDTDALPGVILNDSKHIDVATGAGVLRLLEVQMPGKKRMPVAAFLNAHNVAGLQLGQ, from the coding sequence ATGAAGATTATTTTTGCGGGCACGCCCGAATTTGCAGTACCTGCATTACAGATGTTATTAGATTCTGAGCATGAAGTAGTGGCAGTTTATACGCAACCGGATCGTCCTGCTGGTCGTGGCCGAAAAGTGCAGCTTGGCCCTGTAAAATCCTTGGCATTAAGTGCAGATATTCCTGTCTTGCAGCCTAAAAATTTAAAGGCAGCAGAAGATGTGGAGCAGCTCCAAGCTTTGGAGGCTGATTTAATGGTGGTGGTCGCGTATGGTTTGATTTTGTCGCAGGAAGTATTGGATATTCCTAAGTTGGGCTGTATCAATATTCATGGATCATTATTGCCGCGTTGGCGAGGTGCTGCACCAATTAACCGGGCTATCATGGCAGGTGATACTGAAACTGGAGTCACTATTATGAATGTTGTTAAGCAACTGGATGCGGGAGATATGTTGCATAAAACCGTGTGTCATATTGGTGATAATGAAACGGCTAGTGAGTTGCATGACAGGATGATGGTATTAGGTGCAGAGGGATTGCGTACTACATTAGAATTATTGCAAGCTCAGCAATTGGTGCCTGAGCCTCAAGATGAATCTTTGGTCACTTATGCGCATAAGCTAGATAAAAATGAGTCCAAATTAGACTGGAGCAAGTCGGCTATTGAGTTGGCGCGACAAGTGCGTGGTTTAAATGCATGGCCTGTGGCACAAACGGTGTTGCAAGACAAAATCATGCGCGTTTGGCAGGCTGAGGTGGTGGTTGTCGATACTGATGCGCTTCCTGGTGTCATTTTAAATGATAGTAAGCATATTGATGTTGCAACGGGTGCGGGAGTGTTGCGCTTATTGGAAGTGCAAATGCCTGGTAAAAAACGGATGCCGGTCGCTGCTTTTTTAAATGCGCATAATGTGGCTGGATTGCAGTTAGGTCAATGA
- a CDS encoding transposase, IS110 family, producing MNNSVIGLDIAKNIFHMYTFVDNKPKKKKLKRAELLAFFANYPASLIGIEACGGAHHWARELIKLGHEVILLNARYVKSFVVGNKNDFNDAEGIFDAVTRPNKRTVMIKTIEQQDIQLVHKVRQGLVSKRTALVNQIRGLLSERGVIIPQGINQVRKELPLILEDAENDLTVMAREVFAEQYEKFAALDKEIKTQDQRISALCNSNALSRRFLDVPGVGPMTASIVASDIGDGKGYLSSRDYAASLGVVPGQHSSGGKQVYLGISKRGNRYIRTLLIHGARAVLKNCHNKKDKLSLWLQALIERRGFNKAAVALANKNARILWAMATRDKEYDGCLV from the coding sequence ATGAATAATAGCGTAATTGGATTAGATATAGCAAAAAATATATTTCACATGTATACGTTTGTAGACAACAAACCCAAAAAGAAAAAACTAAAGCGGGCAGAGCTGTTAGCATTTTTTGCCAACTACCCGGCAAGCTTGATAGGGATAGAAGCTTGCGGAGGAGCGCATCACTGGGCAAGAGAATTAATCAAGCTGGGGCATGAAGTGATTTTGCTTAATGCACGTTATGTAAAAAGCTTTGTTGTTGGAAACAAGAATGATTTTAATGATGCTGAGGGTATATTTGATGCGGTTACTCGCCCCAATAAACGTACGGTCATGATAAAAACGATTGAGCAACAAGATATTCAATTGGTTCATAAAGTTCGGCAAGGCTTGGTAAGTAAACGAACGGCGCTTGTTAACCAAATAAGAGGGTTGTTGAGTGAAAGAGGGGTTATTATCCCCCAAGGCATTAATCAGGTAAGGAAGGAATTACCTCTCATTCTGGAAGATGCCGAAAATGATTTGACGGTCATGGCTCGTGAAGTGTTTGCTGAGCAATATGAAAAGTTTGCGGCTCTGGATAAGGAAATCAAAACACAAGACCAGCGCATTAGTGCTCTTTGCAACAGCAACGCATTAAGCCGACGTTTTCTTGATGTTCCAGGAGTTGGCCCCATGACAGCCTCCATCGTTGCCTCTGATATTGGCGATGGCAAAGGCTATCTAAGTAGTCGAGATTATGCTGCCAGCTTAGGTGTTGTTCCGGGGCAACACAGTAGCGGAGGAAAACAGGTTTATTTAGGGATCAGCAAACGAGGCAATCGTTATATACGCACCTTATTGATCCATGGAGCACGAGCCGTATTAAAAAACTGCCACAACAAAAAAGATAAGCTGAGTTTGTGGCTGCAGGCACTGATTGAGCGTCGAGGTTTTAACAAGGCGGCCGTTGCGCTAGCCAACAAAAACGCCAGAATACTTTGGGCCATGGCAACCCGGGATAAAGAATATGATGGATGTCTGGTTTAA
- a CDS encoding serine protease DegQ: protein MKKHLLLGLTLSMAIINSPCHAFSDSPDGSFDSSANRPVPTLAPMLKKVLPSVVNISTQGTVAVQQHPLMNDPFFRQFAPRTPTERPTQGIGSGVIVDADKGYILTNNHVIANADTIFVTLKNKQKLKAKLIGTDAETDIAVLQVQSDELIDIPLSNSDKLQVGDFVVAIGNPFGLSHTVTSGMVSALGRTNLGIEGYENFIQTDASINPGNSGGALIDLRGHLIGINSAILAPNGGNVGIGFSIPINMAQKVMEQLIEHGEIKRGLLGVQIQDLSPDLADAMDLKGTQGALVSRVTPNSAADKAGIKAGDVIVAVNDKKISGSSALRTNIGLKRVGEKVSLDYYRNGKLKTVNTQVGSITSGQQQRSASVPDTPLLKGATLKALSKQDPYQGTSKGLLVTSIQANSPAARVGLMEGDIILAINKRKVTRLADIKKAISLSRRQLLIHLQRGQSFLYFVIK, encoded by the coding sequence ATGAAAAAACATTTATTATTAGGTTTAACCTTAAGTATGGCTATCATCAACAGCCCATGCCACGCTTTTAGTGACTCTCCAGATGGTAGCTTTGATAGCTCAGCCAACCGCCCCGTACCGACACTCGCGCCTATGCTCAAAAAAGTACTGCCGAGCGTGGTCAACATTTCTACGCAAGGAACCGTTGCCGTACAACAACACCCATTAATGAATGACCCGTTTTTTCGTCAATTTGCTCCCAGAACACCTACCGAGCGTCCTACGCAAGGCATTGGGTCTGGTGTTATTGTTGATGCAGATAAGGGCTATATCCTGACCAATAACCATGTTATTGCCAATGCTGATACTATTTTTGTCACCTTAAAAAATAAACAAAAATTAAAAGCAAAATTAATTGGTACTGATGCGGAAACAGATATTGCAGTATTACAAGTGCAAAGCGATGAGCTAATTGATATTCCATTAAGCAATTCGGATAAACTACAAGTAGGTGATTTTGTGGTAGCTATTGGTAATCCATTTGGGTTAAGTCACACAGTGACTTCAGGCATGGTTAGTGCTTTAGGGCGCACTAACTTAGGAATTGAAGGCTATGAAAATTTTATCCAAACAGATGCTTCCATTAATCCCGGTAATTCTGGCGGTGCGTTAATTGATTTACGCGGTCATTTAATCGGTATCAATTCTGCCATTCTTGCACCGAATGGCGGTAATGTCGGCATTGGTTTTTCCATTCCTATTAATATGGCCCAAAAAGTTATGGAGCAATTAATAGAACATGGTGAGATCAAACGTGGCCTGTTAGGTGTACAGATTCAAGACTTAAGCCCTGACCTTGCTGATGCCATGGATTTAAAAGGTACACAAGGCGCTTTGGTTTCACGGGTAACACCTAATAGTGCCGCCGATAAGGCCGGCATTAAAGCAGGCGATGTCATTGTTGCAGTCAATGATAAAAAAATATCGGGTTCTAGTGCTTTACGCACCAATATTGGCCTGAAACGGGTGGGTGAAAAAGTAAGTCTCGATTATTACCGTAACGGTAAGCTTAAAACCGTGAACACTCAGGTAGGTAGCATTACTTCAGGACAGCAACAACGCAGTGCATCTGTGCCAGATACACCTCTATTAAAAGGCGCTACTTTAAAAGCTCTCAGCAAACAAGATCCTTACCAAGGTACCAGTAAAGGCTTATTGGTTACCAGTATTCAAGCAAATAGCCCTGCTGCAAGAGTTGGTTTAATGGAAGGTGATATTATTCTAGCCATCAATAAAAGAAAAGTGACCCGCCTTGCCGACATTAAAAAAGCGATTAGTTTATCACGCAGACAATTGTTAATTCATTTACAACGCGGGCAAAGCTTCTTATATTTTGTGATTAAATAA
- a CDS encoding peptide deformylase: MGILSILEFPDPRLRTVAKSVDEVNAAITSLVSDMFETMYDAHGVGLAATQVDAHKRIIVLDISDEKDEPICLINPELIETSGEEESDEGCLSVPGIFEPIQRAEKIKISALDKVGTAFELEADGLLAVCVQHEMDHLQGKLFVDYLSSLKRQRIKKKMQKLHKRDA, translated from the coding sequence GTGGGTATTTTGTCAATTCTCGAGTTTCCTGACCCGCGCTTACGTACTGTAGCGAAGTCGGTTGATGAGGTGAATGCCGCCATAACAAGTTTGGTGAGTGATATGTTTGAGACTATGTATGATGCACATGGCGTTGGTTTGGCTGCCACGCAGGTGGATGCGCATAAGCGTATTATTGTACTGGATATTAGTGACGAGAAGGATGAGCCTATTTGTTTAATTAACCCTGAGCTTATTGAAACATCGGGTGAAGAAGAGTCTGATGAGGGCTGTTTGTCGGTTCCTGGTATTTTTGAGCCTATACAGCGTGCTGAGAAGATTAAAATATCAGCCTTAGATAAGGTCGGTACTGCCTTTGAATTGGAGGCAGATGGCTTGTTGGCTGTGTGTGTGCAGCATGAGATGGATCATTTGCAGGGTAAGTTATTTGTGGATTACTTATCCTCATTAAAACGACAAAGAATTAAAAAGAAAATGCAAAAACTGCATAAGCGAGATGCGTAA
- a CDS encoding cytochrome c peroxidase, with the protein MKIYSIGFWLLLQSTGLLANNLLGLPVLSIPDNNPQTPAKIALGERLFNDKRLSQDGTVSCASCHQDDKALTDGRSVAVGIRQLTGFRNAPTVVNAAFYKTLFIDGRAASLEEQALGPLLSPVEHGLKDHAQIVAIVSQDQAYQEQFAAVFQQAEQEIAVQQIGQAIASFERTLIAGNSAFDQYLFGRDRQAMTQSEARGMRLFRRKGNCANCHEISGKDALFMDNRFYNLGVGFNKVNPQFNEFVQTLRNGDSPEEFGFTAAQSAELGRFNVTKVIADIGKFKTPTLRNIALTAPYMHDGSVATLEEVVEYYDKGGDENPLLDSAIFPLHLTQQEKQDLVNFLKALTSAQYVQGK; encoded by the coding sequence ATGAAAATATATAGCATAGGGTTTTGGTTATTGTTGCAATCAACAGGATTGCTGGCTAATAATTTATTAGGTTTGCCAGTATTATCTATTCCCGATAACAATCCGCAAACGCCTGCAAAAATAGCCTTAGGTGAACGTTTATTTAATGATAAACGCTTAAGCCAGGATGGTACGGTAAGTTGTGCTAGTTGTCATCAAGATGATAAGGCACTGACTGATGGTCGGTCGGTAGCTGTTGGTATTCGACAGCTAACAGGGTTTAGGAATGCACCAACCGTTGTTAATGCCGCATTTTATAAAACTTTATTTATTGATGGTAGAGCTGCCAGTTTAGAAGAGCAAGCTTTAGGGCCACTATTAAGCCCTGTAGAGCATGGCTTAAAGGATCATGCACAAATTGTAGCAATCGTTAGTCAAGATCAAGCTTATCAAGAGCAGTTTGCAGCTGTTTTCCAGCAAGCCGAACAAGAAATAGCCGTACAACAAATTGGGCAAGCCATTGCCAGTTTTGAGCGTACTTTGATTGCAGGAAATTCAGCGTTCGATCAATACTTGTTTGGTCGTGATCGCCAAGCGATGACGCAAAGTGAAGCGCGGGGCATGCGTTTATTTAGGCGCAAAGGAAATTGTGCTAATTGCCATGAAATTAGTGGTAAAGATGCTTTATTTATGGATAACCGCTTTTATAATTTAGGCGTTGGCTTTAATAAAGTGAATCCGCAATTTAACGAATTTGTACAGACATTAAGAAACGGGGATAGTCCCGAAGAATTTGGCTTTACGGCAGCACAGAGCGCAGAGCTAGGTCGCTTTAATGTCACTAAAGTGATTGCTGATATTGGTAAATTTAAAACACCCACTTTAAGAAATATAGCGTTAACAGCACCTTATATGCATGATGGCAGCGTTGCCACTCTGGAAGAAGTGGTGGAATATTATGATAAAGGCGGCGATGAAAATCCTTTGTTAGATTCGGCTATTTTCCCGTTACACTTAACCCAACAGGAAAAACAGGATTTGGTGAATTTTCTTAAAGCATTAACTAGTGCGCAGTATGTGCAAGGAAAATAA
- a CDS encoding hydroxyacylglutathione hydrolase: MIKIQQIPVLTDNYIYLIHDTESMETTVVDPAVAEPVLACLNQNGWQLNTILNTHHHGDHVGGNLELKQQTGCKIIGSALDMVRIPAIDSGCNEGDIIKLGQHNIQVIECSGHTTGHIAFYIAAADALFCGDTLFAMGCGRLFEGSAEQMWQSLSKFTTLPSETKIYCAHEYTAANAQFALSVEPNNHDLLSTIEHVQQLRANNQATVPTTLAQELATNPFLRPNSLDIQNTLDMQGASELAVFTELRTRKNHF, from the coding sequence ATGATCAAAATACAGCAAATTCCCGTACTGACCGATAATTATATCTATCTTATCCATGACACCGAATCTATGGAAACTACAGTAGTTGATCCCGCTGTTGCTGAACCCGTACTAGCATGTCTTAACCAAAATGGCTGGCAACTCAATACTATTCTTAATACCCATCATCATGGCGATCATGTCGGTGGCAATCTAGAACTCAAGCAACAAACCGGCTGTAAGATTATTGGCTCCGCATTAGATATGGTACGCATTCCAGCTATTGATAGCGGCTGTAACGAAGGTGATATCATCAAACTCGGCCAGCACAACATTCAGGTGATCGAATGCTCGGGACATACAACAGGACACATTGCTTTCTATATAGCAGCAGCGGATGCACTATTCTGTGGTGATACCTTGTTTGCGATGGGCTGCGGACGTTTATTTGAAGGATCCGCCGAGCAGATGTGGCAATCTTTAAGCAAATTTACCACCCTGCCCTCAGAAACTAAAATCTATTGTGCGCATGAATACACCGCTGCTAATGCGCAATTTGCACTGTCCGTCGAGCCGAATAACCACGACTTACTGAGCACTATAGAGCATGTCCAACAGTTAAGGGCGAACAACCAAGCCACCGTGCCCACTACATTAGCACAAGAACTTGCCACCAATCCATTCTTGCGCCCTAATAGCCTCGACATTCAAAATACACTGGATATGCAAGGTGCATCTGAGCTAGCAGTGTTTACTGAATTGCGAACCAGAAAAAACCACTTCTAA
- a CDS encoding paraquat-inducible protein B: MSKQANPTVIGAFVLGAIAIAVFGITVLSGGQFFTEKSEFVVYFNESVNGLSVGALVKMQGVPIGKVTDIQVQLHPDNKRILTPVFIEIDHEKCWQLLQQKKKGSKQKLMEQLIDDGLRLQLQYTSLVTGKLYIESLLRPESPIRLTHLNKDYAELPAITSSSQEVQKNITDAIREIQNIPFQELFAELLMTVKNIKQLTGSDDTKQAIHDLAASLVEIKGIMRTFNQHSESIATHAENTLKHSSSAMAKLDQGVDPLLADAHLTLASSRQMLQRFQSSADNIGEVFNKDAQLQQNLNSTLIELRRSAKSLRLLADYLERYPEALIKGKSN; encoded by the coding sequence ATGAGTAAACAAGCAAATCCGACCGTTATTGGGGCTTTTGTATTAGGGGCTATTGCCATCGCTGTGTTTGGTATTACGGTCTTAAGTGGTGGCCAGTTTTTCACTGAAAAATCTGAGTTTGTAGTCTATTTTAATGAGTCGGTGAATGGCTTGTCTGTCGGGGCGTTGGTGAAAATGCAAGGGGTGCCGATTGGTAAAGTAACCGATATTCAAGTGCAGTTACACCCTGATAATAAACGCATTTTAACGCCTGTTTTTATTGAGATAGACCATGAGAAGTGCTGGCAGTTGTTACAGCAAAAAAAGAAGGGTAGTAAACAGAAGTTAATGGAACAATTAATTGATGATGGTTTACGTTTGCAATTGCAATATACCAGCTTGGTGACTGGTAAGTTATATATAGAGTCTTTATTACGTCCCGAGTCGCCGATTAGGCTAACGCATTTGAATAAAGATTATGCCGAGTTACCGGCAATTACTTCTAGCAGTCAAGAGGTACAAAAGAATATTACCGATGCCATCCGTGAAATTCAGAATATTCCTTTTCAAGAATTATTTGCGGAATTATTAATGACGGTCAAAAATATAAAACAGCTGACTGGTTCAGATGATACTAAGCAAGCAATCCATGATTTGGCAGCATCACTGGTTGAGATAAAAGGTATTATGCGTACTTTTAATCAGCATTCGGAAAGCATTGCTACTCATGCAGAAAATACTTTAAAACATTCGAGTAGTGCCATGGCCAAGCTGGATCAAGGTGTCGATCCATTGCTGGCTGATGCACATTTGACGCTGGCAAGTAGTCGCCAAATGTTGCAGCGGTTTCAAAGTAGTGCCGATAATATTGGTGAGGTATTTAATAAAGACGCTCAGCTGCAGCAAAATTTAAACAGCACACTGATTGAGCTGCGTCGTTCGGCGAAGTCTTTGCGTTTATTGGCCGATTATTTGGAGCGGTATCCTGAGGCGTTGATTAAAGGGAAAAGCAATTAA
- a CDS encoding Fur family transcriptional regulator, zinc uptake regulator encodes MNNPIDSKIIQQPHNHKSCQKQALQVAEKICTKKGLRLTPIRRRILELICTSHKAIGAYELLDIYHAEDPKAKPVTIYRTLDFLIEAGLVHKIESINAFIGCLQAETQHKSAILICEQCSNAYEIDASSVYDSLFALSQAIQFTPHCLTLELHGVCSNCSEQ; translated from the coding sequence ATGAATAATCCGATTGATAGCAAGATAATACAACAACCACATAACCATAAGAGCTGTCAAAAGCAAGCCTTACAGGTTGCTGAGAAAATTTGCACTAAAAAAGGTTTGCGCCTAACGCCAATCAGGCGGCGTATACTTGAACTCATTTGCACCAGCCATAAGGCTATTGGCGCTTACGAATTATTAGATATTTATCATGCTGAAGATCCTAAAGCCAAACCTGTCACCATTTACCGCACTTTAGACTTTTTGATTGAGGCCGGCTTGGTTCATAAAATAGAATCAATCAATGCCTTTATCGGCTGCTTACAGGCAGAAACACAACATAAATCAGCTATTCTTATTTGCGAGCAATGCAGCAATGCCTATGAGATTGATGCAAGTAGCGTTTATGACTCTTTATTTGCCTTAAGCCAAGCGATACAGTTTACGCCACATTGCTTAACGCTAGAATTACATGGCGTATGCAGTAATTGTTCCGAGCAATAA